From one Dama dama isolate Ldn47 chromosome 4, ASM3311817v1, whole genome shotgun sequence genomic stretch:
- the LOC133054417 gene encoding uncharacterized protein LOC133054417, producing MDSNSRFTPPHAVEGVLKQPPGKWISNARLTHYQALLLDAPRVRFQTPCFLNPATLLPNPEKDSPLHDCSEILAEALAARKDLTDVPLSNRELVWFTDGSSYVKDGQRKAGAAIVDDSGQTIWAETLPPNTSAQKAELIALTQALEQAKGKRVTIFTDSRYAFSTAHMQGPIYQERGFRTAEGKEVKNLPEIRRILEAVQLPQAVAIVHVPGHQKGEDPKARGNHAADAAAREVASRDYAALILAMGLPPSCMGTLPPVPEYSLPDLAWINKDTTLQKDDQDGWYRDQINNLILPATLGRHLCEHLHTTTHLGEKKTLTLLQTACLRFPRQNATVRDIIQACKACQLMRAEKKQHSGTRYRAEKPGQH from the coding sequence atggacagcaactctcgGTTTACACCCCCCCACGCCGTagaaggggttttaaagcagccgccgggtaagtggatctccaatgcccgcttgacacactaccaggccttgctgctcgatgccccacgggtgcgttttcagaccccttgcttcctaAATCCGGCCACGCTCCTACCCAACCCAGAGAAGGAcagccctctccatgattgcagtgagatactggctgaggccctggcggcacgaaaagacttaactgatgtacccctaaGCAACAGggagctagtatggttcaccgatgggagcagttatgtaaaagatgggcaaaggaaggcgggagccgccatagttgatgattcagggcagacgatatgggctgagacactacccccaaacacttctgcacaaaaagcagaattgattgccctaacacaggctctggagcaagccaaagggaagagagtcaccatttttactgacagccgatatgctttCAGCACTGCCCATATGCAAGGTCCCatataccaagaaaggggatttcggacagctgagggaaaagaggtcaaaaatctgCCTGAGATTCGCAGGATCTTGGAAGCTGTCCAACTACCCCAGGCAGTAGCTatagtacatgtccccggtcaccagaaaggagaagaccctAAGGCGCGGGGCAATCATGCTGCTGATGCGGCCGCTCGAGAAGTGGCTAGCAGGGACTATGCTGCCCTcatattagccatgggacttccacctTCTTGTATGGGGACCTTGCCACCAGTTCCCgaatattccctccctgatctcgcctggatcaacaaggataccaccctccagaaagatgaccaagatggatggtaccgagaccaAATCAACAACCTGAtcttgcctgccaccctgggtcgtcacctgtgtgaacacctgcacacaactacacacttgggagaaaaaaagaccctaacacttctccagacggcctgcctgaggttccctcgacaaaatgccaCTGTACGAGACATAATTCAAGCctgcaaagcgtgccagctgatgagggcagagaagaagcagcactcgggaacgaggtaccgagcggaaaagccagggcaacactga